The proteins below come from a single Crossiella sp. CA-258035 genomic window:
- a CDS encoding GNAT family N-acetyltransferase, translated as MERVGDMIGLTALSTRDWARWRDLRLAALAEAPAAFGTKLADWADAPAERWRDRLAEADLNLVAVLAGRDAGMVSATRTGQATVKLRSMWVAPFARGRGVGDELIRVALHWAEQRGATRATLNVMADNTSAAALYRRHGFADDRLVDKGGWVELVMVR; from the coding sequence ATGGAGAGAGTCGGAGACATGATCGGGCTGACCGCGCTGAGCACCCGGGACTGGGCACGGTGGCGGGACCTGCGCCTGGCCGCGCTGGCCGAAGCGCCGGCCGCGTTCGGCACCAAGCTGGCCGACTGGGCAGACGCGCCGGCCGAACGCTGGCGGGACCGGTTGGCCGAGGCCGACCTGAACCTGGTGGCCGTGCTGGCCGGCCGGGACGCCGGGATGGTCAGCGCGACCCGGACCGGACAGGCGACGGTCAAGCTGCGCTCGATGTGGGTCGCGCCGTTCGCCAGGGGGCGCGGGGTCGGCGACGAGCTGATCCGGGTCGCGCTGCACTGGGCCGAGCAGCGCGGTGCGACCAGGGCGACGCTGAACGTCATGGCGGACAACACGAGCGCGGCCGCGCTGTACCGGCGGCACGGGTTCGCCGACGACCGGCTGG
- a CDS encoding alpha/beta hydrolase, which translates to MDRRFPVIVLLALACVACATPQPVAAGGLAWGDCAPFAGDAERRAAFDRRSLDCAALAVPLDHDKPDGRKLKIGLLRQRATDPARRIGSLVFNFGGPGASGMAEVAELGGRLAKRDAEVAARFDLVGFDPRGVGASEPALRCLTGPEQDARRAEPVDSSTPEGVAEQEARNKELADRCAERTGRDELAHLGTRDVVRDLDLLRAALGEEKLTYVGYSYGTKIGTGYAETFPARVRALVLDGADDFGLTGKHAEQGDGFAESFLSYAKDCAGRAACPVGDDPAGARQRLDALIEPLGKRPLPVGDRKLSAEDVSDAVDHLLYHSESWPRLTEAIEGLKAGDGTEMLAVADEYHGRRADGSYDGNQNALTAVNCMDAPPVKDRSKVEVLDVCAFWAAPNTMEPHRPKADGAPTAVVVSTTGDPATPHDWGIALAEALKARLVTFEGDQHTVYLEGKTCVDRPVTRYLVDGTLPPEGLRCK; encoded by the coding sequence ATGGACAGACGCTTCCCGGTCATCGTGTTGCTGGCGCTGGCCTGCGTGGCCTGCGCCACACCGCAGCCGGTCGCCGCGGGCGGCCTGGCCTGGGGCGACTGCGCGCCGTTCGCGGGGGACGCCGAGCGCAGGGCCGCCTTCGACCGCCGCTCGCTGGACTGCGCCGCGCTGGCGGTCCCGCTGGACCACGACAAGCCGGACGGCCGCAAGCTCAAGATCGGCCTGCTCCGCCAGCGCGCCACCGACCCGGCCCGGCGGATCGGCTCGCTGGTGTTCAACTTCGGCGGACCCGGCGCCTCCGGCATGGCCGAGGTGGCCGAACTGGGCGGCAGGCTGGCCAAGCGGGACGCCGAGGTCGCGGCCCGGTTCGACCTGGTCGGCTTCGACCCCAGGGGCGTCGGCGCCTCCGAGCCCGCGCTGCGCTGCCTGACCGGCCCGGAACAGGACGCCCGGCGCGCGGAGCCCGTCGACTCGTCCACCCCGGAGGGCGTGGCCGAGCAGGAGGCCAGGAACAAGGAGCTCGCGGACAGGTGCGCCGAACGCACCGGCCGGGACGAGCTGGCCCACCTGGGCACCAGGGACGTGGTGCGCGACCTGGACCTGCTGCGCGCCGCCCTCGGCGAGGAGAAGCTGACCTACGTCGGCTACTCCTACGGCACCAAGATCGGCACCGGCTACGCCGAGACCTTCCCGGCCAGGGTGCGCGCGCTGGTCCTGGACGGCGCGGACGACTTCGGCCTGACCGGCAAGCACGCCGAGCAGGGCGACGGCTTCGCGGAGAGCTTCCTCAGCTACGCCAAGGACTGCGCCGGACGGGCGGCCTGCCCGGTCGGCGACGACCCGGCCGGGGCCAGACAGCGCCTGGACGCCCTGATCGAACCGCTGGGCAAGCGCCCACTGCCGGTCGGCGACCGGAAGCTGTCCGCCGAGGACGTCTCCGATGCCGTCGACCACCTGCTGTACCACTCGGAGAGCTGGCCGCGGCTGACCGAGGCCATCGAGGGCCTCAAGGCGGGCGACGGCACCGAGATGCTCGCCGTGGCCGACGAGTACCACGGCCGCCGCGCTGACGGCAGCTACGACGGCAACCAGAACGCGCTCACCGCGGTCAACTGCATGGACGCGCCGCCGGTCAAGGACAGGAGCAAGGTGGAGGTGCTGGACGTGTGCGCGTTCTGGGCCGCGCCGAACACCATGGAACCGCACCGCCCCAAGGCCGACGGCGCGCCCACCGCCGTGGTGGTTTCCACCACCGGCGACCCGGCCACCCCGCACGACTGGGGCATCGCGCTGGCCGAGGCGCTCAAGGCCCGCCTGGTCACCTTCGAGGGCGACCAGCACACCGTCTACCTGGAGGGCAAAACCTGCGTCGATCGGCCGGTGACCAGGTACCTGGTCGATGGCACACTGCCGCCGGAAGGCCTGCGCTGCAAGTAA
- a CDS encoding FMN-binding negative transcriptional regulator translates to MLIHPWDTARSDEDWRDLLTRHDFGELVAPGRGRDLPVVVPTHFAFAEPGTVWLHLARPNPVWAALTEHPRCLLVVTGEVTYVPAEWNAAAPGADPALGVPTSYYATVQLECDVRIEDDPAGKAAILRRQLAHFEPDGGRTPVSATEDPDRRLLPGIRGLELTVTGVRAKFKFGGNKPLEQRERIAARFTQRAGAGDAAVVDRLLRAGDDCPISTK, encoded by the coding sequence GTGCTGATCCATCCCTGGGACACCGCCCGCTCCGACGAGGACTGGCGGGACCTGCTGACCCGGCACGACTTCGGCGAGCTCGTCGCGCCCGGCCGCGGCCGGGACCTGCCGGTGGTCGTGCCCACCCACTTCGCCTTCGCCGAGCCCGGCACGGTGTGGCTGCACCTGGCCCGCCCCAACCCGGTCTGGGCCGCGCTCACCGAGCACCCGCGCTGCCTGCTGGTGGTCACCGGCGAGGTCACCTACGTGCCCGCGGAGTGGAACGCCGCCGCCCCCGGCGCGGACCCGGCCCTCGGCGTGCCGACCTCCTACTACGCCACCGTGCAGCTGGAGTGCGATGTGCGGATCGAGGACGACCCGGCGGGCAAGGCGGCCATCCTGCGCAGGCAGCTCGCACACTTCGAGCCGGACGGCGGGCGCACGCCGGTCTCGGCCACCGAGGACCCGGACCGGCGGCTGCTGCCGGGCATCCGGGGCCTGGAGCTGACCGTCACCGGGGTGCGGGCGAAGTTCAAGTTCGGCGGCAACAAGCCACTCGAACAGCGGGAACGGATCGCGGCAAGATTTACCCAGCGTGCCGGGGCCGGGGACGCCGCCGTGGTGGACCGTCTGCTCCGTGCGGGTGACGATTGTCCGATCAGCACCAAGTGA